In Setaria viridis chromosome 5, Setaria_viridis_v4.0, whole genome shotgun sequence, the genomic stretch TTGAACCTGCACTCTCTTTTGCAATCTCTTTGACCTTCTGTGCTTCCACCTTTGCTTTCACCTTGATTTCCTTCTTGTTCCGAGGTTTGACCTTCCCAAGGCTTTTGAAGAACATTCCTTCGTTCTTCTCTTTTTCAATCCAATCTTCAAAGTCTTCTAACACCTTGTCGTTCATTTCTATCTCTTGCCTTTGTACCTCTGCCGTCTCCTCGAAGGCTTGCATCTTGCTGTCGAGCCTCTCCAATATCTGTCTCATCAGACACCGCAATTCTCTGTCAAACAGTGAATAAGCAGCTGCTCAACTTCTCATTGCCAGAGATGCTCACCTGATCACCAACTGCTTCAAGCTCTTTCATAGCGTTCTGCCCGATCAGGTCGAACTCGGAGTCGGCATCCTTGGCGAACTTGGTCAGGTAAGCAGAACGCTCGTCCAAGAAGTCTGAGATGCGCACCTTTTGCGCCTGGAGCATTGCGATTTTTGCAAGAACCTCCTGCTGTCGTTTGTCACCACCAGGCGGCGGAGAACTGTCGAATTCGGCATCTTCAGAGCCGCCGGCACAGATGAAAGATCTCTTCCTGCCTAGCAGGGCACGCCGGAACGGGGAGGATCTGCGCAGCGAGGGAAGGGATGACTGAATGGTATGAAGAGTAAGCATCTCCTCGTAATCCTGTAGTTTGCTGTTGCTGGTGTTGATTTGGCAAAGTATCTTGCGAGGGTTGGTTTCTGCCTACCTCTCGTGGCTGGAGCCCGGGAACCATATCCCTTCTGTTCCGTGACAAGACGAAATTGCCCTTGCGTGCTGGGTTCACTCAGGTCCATGTCTTGCCACTTTATGCCGGATGGGGAGCTGTGGACCCCACCCTCTGTTGTCTAGTTGGAACGGCCGAAAATATCGAGCCCCACAAGGCGCCATGAAGTCAGGAATCGGGCCGAAACAGGCGCAGTTGGGCATCATGGGCTCAATCAAGTCCTGAATGATAGCTGGGCCGCAATGAATGACCACGTACAAGTCGACTGCTATACTACCACATCATGATTGATTGAAGGAGCAAGCTTACCATGGCAATGTTCTGGTTTGTTTTGTTGTCGAGGCATTGTTTTTCCTGTCGGGCGGAACGGGCATTGGTTTGATGTCACCTCTCAACAATGCTATTCTATAGAATGGAATGCTTCGTGCTTCTTACGAATCTTACCCTCCAAGCCCGGTTTTTTCCACACAAATTGAAACCCGAACGGTGAATTATTGTTGGATGTGGGCTGTGCTCTCTCTGTTTGTCGCTTTTGTGATCCATGTGTTGTGAAGTGGAAACGAGATCTGCCATGCTGGCTTAAGTGGTTAGTGCTCCTTTTTCATCTCGCTTATTCAACGCAATGATCTATATCCACATGATTGCGCGACTAAAAGGATCCTGACCTAACGTAATTCCTCAAAAAACAAATGCAACCCATAAACCCCCAGAATCGCAAATGATGCGCTCTCTCTCTGCACTGCAGTGCGGTAGCACGCCGCTGGTGCAGCACAGCCCACATGATGCGAATCCTCGGGATCACACGTCGCATCCGTTCTAGGTGAATCCTCCTGTCCCCACCACATGCGCCCGCGTCCTCGAGACACCGGAAACGGCTTGCAGCAGCCCTGCACGGCCATGGGGGCTCACTGGCTCGGTGTCCTACGCCcatccctccccttccccctctccgCTGTCAGGACCCCAGGACCCGGGAGGAGTAACGCCGGCGCAAGCAGACGAACATGCCGATGCCGGGGGCAGCGAGCAACTTGGCCTGGCTGAGTGGCTGGCCCCTGGACCTGGACTCTGGAGAGTGGACGCGAGGGGTGGGAGGCTCGAGCTTATCGGCTCCGGGGGAATCAATGCCTCTGGTAATCCGATCGCGCGGTAAATACTGCCGTTTCGGACCGCTCGAACTCGACGCGTCGCTGTCGGCGCCACCGAAGAGCATGGGGGGCCGCGTGCAGGTGCAGGTGCCGGTGCGGTGCTCCCTGCTCGCTCTCCTGCCCGGCAACGGCAACGCAACGCAGCATCTTTCTGCAGGTTAACGCTACCTCGGCTGGAATAATCGCCAATGGCAGTTAGGTTTGACCTGTCAAGCTCAAGCACCAACCAGTATTGGCGCTGTGTCCGACTGGACACTGGACCGCGGCACGAGATACGTTTCGAGTTTAAACAAAAGGCCTGTACGTAGAGTATACCGCAGCTGTACGGCTTTGTAAATACCACTCCTGTACATGAGTGTACTCTGTGTCTCTGTCACCGCTCCGTATACTGTGGCGTGATAGATTTTCTTGGATATCTAGGAGTGAATTTAGCGGTAATCAACTTGATTCTAAGGTTAAAATCAATGCATTAGGTCTAAATAAGAACAAccaagagggagagggagagtaGGGTCACCCACCATCGGGCTTGGTGTACCGAGCTCGCCatggcggtgacggcggcgttGACGGCAAGTGTGAGCGGTggagcttcccgccgctacaGCGCTAGGATGATCGGTCTAGGGTTTGTCAGGTGGGTCCGGTGAGCATGGCGAACTTTGGCGTGCATGCTCCCGGCTCCCACCTTTCTTTTTTATAGCGCTGCACGATGGGGCCCACCAACCAAACAAGGCGAAGCTTCCCGCCGCTTTAGCGCTAGGATGATCGGTCTAGGGTTTGTCAGGTGGGTCCGGTGAGCACAGCGAACCTTGACGTGCGTGCCCTCGATCCCTACCTTTTTTTTATAGCGCGATGGAGGAGTCTGGCTTGTGTCGTTGGACCGAGTCAGATAAGATCAAAACTAACATTCGTTCCCTTATCTCATCTTATACTTAAGCTTAGTCTTAAATTTGGAATACTTAACTTAGCACccatttcatcatagatcagTGTATAGAGCATACCTCGTTATAATAGTCGGTTACGTACTATCAGATTTAACAGCTACAATACACCTTTCTATTTTGGAACAGATTCTTATTCCGGACCCTTAGTATCTAGGGATCATAGGCTTTCCTGTAAACCCATGCTAAAATTCTTTGAACATATTGGGCGataagcctttcgtgagcggatccaTGAGCATTTCCTTTATTCTTATATGCTCTAGACTAATGGTATGattctggattttttttctttcacaacATTAAATTTGATGTCAATATGTTTGGCAGCACCACTTAActtattgttgtgagcataaAACACTGCTGGCTCATTGTCTCAGTACATCTTGAGTGGCCTTTGAATGCTGTCTACCACTTTCAACCCGGGTATAAATTTACTAAGCCATTTTGCTTGTCCCGTGGCCTCATAACATGCTACAAACTCAGCATACATCGTTGACGATACAGTGACGATTTTCTTGGAGCTTTTCCACGATATGGATCCACTtgcgagagtgaatacataACCTTACGTGGACTTTCTATCATCTACATCTCCCGCAAAATCTGAATTTGAGTACGCTTCTATTTCCCGGGAATCAGTTCTTATGTACGTTAACATTAGGCCTTTCATGCCTTGCGTATAATGCAATGTCTTCTTTACCATTCTCCAGTGATCTATTCCTGGATTATTCTGATATTTGCCAAGTATCCCGATCACAAAGGCTAAGTCAGGATGCGTACATACTTGAGCATACTTTAAGCTTCCGACAgttgaagcatatggaaccgttTTCTTTGATCGATCTTGTATTGGTTCCTGGGACACTAAATATTCTCAAATCTATCACCCTTGATTATGGGAGCAGGCGTAagtttactcgcatgcatactaTATTTCTTTAGGATCTTTTCTAAGtatgccttttgcgataatCCTAAAACCCCTTTActtctatctcggtgaatttcaatTCTTAAAACGAACGATACTTCACCAAGATCTTTTGTGTCAAAATTTgaggacaaaaacttcttcgttTCCAATAGCAGATTAACATCACTACTAGCGAGTAAGATGTCATCTACATACAGGATGAGGAAAATGAATTTCCCATTCTTAAACTTTGCGTAAATGTAATTGTCCTCCTTATTCTTATTAAACCCAAATTTTCTTATAGTTTCATCAAACTTCAAATACCACTGTTTAGAGGCTTgttttaatccgtaaatggatttcttcagtGGCGTCCCATATGTTCTTTTCCTTCCATGACAAAACCTTTGGGTTGTGCCATGCAAATATTTTCATCCAAATTCCCATTGAGAAATACCGTCTTTACATCTATCTGATGTAAttctaaggccctgtttggcatggctccagctctaggtggagctgctccactccagaactccaggtggagccagctccactccaaaactcaagaaataaaattgggtgtttggctagatgggtgctcttaGCACCAAAAAAGTCCGATTTTAGTgtagattgccattgttgccccccaattcaaGCCCCACTTATCATCCTTTCTATCCCATCATCATCCTCGTCTGCAGCTACCTGCAGTCGTCCGTAGGTTGCCTCCGATGGATACCTCTTGCACACGTACAAGTAGAGCGCGACGACAAACAAAGCCACGAGGGACATGCGTCTCGACGGGATGGAGCCATCGGCGTCGAACGACAGGAAGGTCACGAACAGCTGCGTGCCTGCCTCGAAGATACTGGCAGCGACGTCCTCGCCGTACGCCACGGACGCGCTGCCGCGACCGCCACTGGCGTCATCGGCCGCGACGAGCTCGACGTGGAGCCGCGCCCCTCCTTTGTCCACCGCGACGGCCCGGAGGTGGGGAAGATCTCCTATTGACGGTGATGGGGTCGGCCGGTGGGGCTTGGACGGCCACGGGgccgaggcggcgacggggccggccgACGGTGGCCTGGGCGGCCACGGGGCCAGGtcggcgacggggccggccggcgggctgtgcggccacggggccggggcggcgacgggcggcggggctcgacggcgacgggggtggggcggcgacgggacgGGATGGCGACGGACGGCAgggaggcggccacggggccggcgacggcggcgacaggggcgggacggcgacgggcggcgaagaggcggccacggggccaccggcggcggcgacgggggcggggcggcgacgggcgggcctcggcgacggcggcaatgggggcggggcggcgacgggtagCAGGCGGGGCAGCAACGGGTGGCGGGGAGGCGGTAGGCCACAGGTGACGAGGGTGGGGAAATAGGCACGGGTGGGAGCTCGGGAGGAACAGATTGAAactttttttgtgtaaccagtggcattggtgggtaattacccaccaactccacgagaaggttcaaaatagagagttttggagcagcaaaagaggtgctccaaaactccacctccatttgcactacagctccatggagttggctgctccatggagttttggagttgaggtctttggctagattttttggtggagttgctggagttctggagtagagccatgccaaacaggccctaagtcaTAGTGCGCCACTAAAGCTATTATGATTCTAAAGGAATCCTTACATGAGACTGGAGAAAATgtctcattataatctatttCTTCTCTTTGCATGAAAACTTTTGCCATAAGTCGCGCTTTATATCTTTCCACATTTAATTTGGAGTCACATTTTattttgtagacccatttacagcctactgtcttagctcctttaggaatttcttctaaatcccaGACTTTATTGCTACTCATAGATCTCATTTGATGTTCCATAGCTTCAAGTCATTTTGTTGAGTGAGCGTTTCTCTTGGCTTCTTCAAATGAGGTGGAATCTCCCTCCGTTTGAACTTCTTCACTAACATAGACTTCGTAGTCATCAGGAATAGCTGGATTTCTAACGCTATGAGACCTTTTAGGGATCTCAACATTTGGCGTATCTTCCATATGGGGCTGTTGCAGCTCTTCCTCATGTGTGACAACAGATTCTATAGgatcctgaaggacaggttcctcATCTTCATTTGTTGTTGCTATGGGAGAACTAACAACAGGTGGTGTTACCACAGTCTCCTGCACTGTCAGTGCAGCAGCAACAAGTATCGAGAAAAAtagttcctgaatcatcggagtGTACGTATACCCGCGTCTCTTCAAGGCTAATTTCTCGggctaccatgctccccctgATCATCTCATCCTCCAAAAAGACAGCGtatctcgtttctacaaacttagtaTTTCTGTTAGGACAGTAGAAATGATAAACTTTTGATTTATCTGGATAGCCAATGAAATGACAATTGACTATCTTAGGATCTAGTTTCCCAATATTTGGATTAAATACTTTAGCCTCAGCCGAACAGCCCCACACATGCAAATAGTTCAGTGAGGGCTCTCTTCCACTTCACAACTCATATGGTGTTTTAGACACAGACTTGAATTCgattaagaatgtgaatggcggtttTTAATACCTCCATCCACAAATTAATCGTTAAAGTGGAGTAATTTATTATACTTCTCACCATATCCATTAATGTACGGTCGCGTCTTTCAGCTACTCCGTTctgctgaggctcgcccggtGTGGAGTACTGGgcaactatgccattttcctgtaGAAACTTTGCAAAAGGTTCAGGAACTTGACCATATGGGGTATGTTGACCGTAGTACTCCCCCcatggtcggatcttactattttaatctttaaattatgctgattttctactTTAACCTtgaatatcttaaatttatccaaccTTCTGATCGTTCCTTAATTAGATAAATATAGCCATAACGTAAATAATCATTTGTGAATGTTATAAATGAATCATAACCATCCACAGATGTTACTGGAAATGGACCGCAGATGTCTGtgtgaattatttctaaaattcctgTGATTTGTTTGGTGTCTTTCTAAATTTTCTTAACATAGTTTCCCTTAATTCAATCAATGCATTGCTTTAAATCTAAAAATTTTAAGGGTGGAAGAATTGGTGGACGAGCTCGCCatggcggtgacggcggcgttGATGACGAGTGTGGGCGGCGGAACTTCCCGCCGTTTTAGCGCTAGGATGACCGGTCTAGGGTTTGTTAGGTGGGTCTGGTGGGCACGGCGAACCTTGACGTGCGTGCCCCCGACTCCCACCTTTCTCTTTTATAGCGCTGCGCAACGGGAGCCCGGCAACCATATTCGGTTGGGCGCTCCCGATCAGGGCGCGATCGAGGAGTCCGATTTAGTTGTTTGTTGGATAGAGTCGGATGAGATCAAAACTAGCATGGCGCTGTTGTGCAGGTGGCGCCGCTAGCTGTATTCACTGCACTGCACCGGCCGGTGCGACGCGGTACTTGCCGCGTTACGAAACGGTCAGTTGGATTGGATCCATTCTTTACGAAATGGTCAGCTAGCCGGATCAATTCCTTCACGAAATTAGGCCCTGGAATCAGGTACGGCCATGTTTTCCCGTAACGGTTCTAGAACGTCAACAATGGCCGCAAACACGGATAGGAAGGCAGCCGCGCAGCCGATGGGTACAGGCGTGTACAGCGCTCGCGCGTATGATTGCGGCAACAGAAAAGAGCTCGGTGTAAACACGCAGATCGCCAGATCGGTGTACGGTGTACTTGCTGGCCTAGCTGTCCTTTTAGGATGGGAAGACTTTGCGTAGTGTAATGAGTAAACGGATCAGTATTGCGGGTAATTGTGTCCTTTGTAGTGTGTGTATGTTTATTCTTGTTGCTTGCTTGCTCAACTGAATGAAAAAGATATATGCCATGACGGGAGGAGAAAAAAGAGCTTGGAAAATCATGTCGAGTTAGTGTAAAGTCAGACATTCCGGAAGGATTTTGCAGTAGTACGTAGGTGTTCCTTTAAATTTTCTTTTCAGTGTACTGGTGATTATCTAAGAATACGAAAGAAATTTCAATGTTGCACGAAAATAGCTTTACAAACGTATCACTTCCTGTAGAAACTTGGGAACTTTCCCTGCGTTTCAGATAGAGCCGCCCTGATATCATGGGCATACTACGATTGCAAAAGCTCCCAAGATCTGCTGTTACTCCGTACGGTAATGGAGACCCACATGTCGGTCGAGTGAATGCTGACGAGAAGACCGTTGTTCACAGAAGAGGCCTCAGGCCCCtcctcagcagtcagcacacCACCTCCCGTTCACGTGGGCCGACCGGCGGCGATGGCAGGCTTCGTTTGCAGGGAGGAGGGGACCACCCGGCCGGCGAGGTGGTTGGTGCACCTGAGAAATGACGCCCTCTAGTGGATTGGATTCTCGGCTTCTCGCCCATCGAGGTCCGATTCCAACAAACCCAAATACGGAGCACTATGCTGCTCGCTTCACTGCACAAGATATTTGCTCTGTTCAAgctttatgtttttttttgtaggGCGATTATTTTTTTTCGCAATCTAGGTTGTGTACATTGTGGAGACTTTAATTTTTCAAATTAACCACTTGTTCAAGTATCACGACAACAACGGAGAAAAAAGGAGGCCACTTGAGCTTTAAGAATAAAACCGGGATGGCAGCGTATGCTAATTTTGGCTCCGTCAGTGCGGGGGACTGGGACACATGCATGAATAGAGTAGAAAACAAGCTTTGCTAGGGAAGTTTTTGGGCTAATGAAAATACCGGAGGCACTGATACATTTAGTCACAACTCACCATAAAATATTGGTCCGATAAGTCAGGCACCCATCCGAATACGGTTAAAACGATCGCGTAGTATAGTACTACTATATTTTCTTTCACGATTTACGGGTTTGTAATGCTGCGACTAAACAAATATGCGATACACTTATCTCATAGTAGCTTGTAGACTAGTCTCCGCGGAATTATGTATTGTCAATTTTAGCAATGGTGGTCTGTTGAAAATGACACCTCTAAATTATTTTAGATGGTCAGGCAACTAGAGCAAGAAAGAGCCAACAAGGCAGCGATGGGCACTATTAAGAGCAGTGGTACATAGCGCGGTCTTGCGGAAGAAAAGAAGGGTTCATCCACTGATCGCATATGGCAGACCAAATCCACCGGCTGCTAGACATCATACCACATGATTAGCTCATACCAAATTGTTTGTTTGTTCGTTTTTGTCTTTTCCAACCTTCACCTCTCAAGATACACAAAATTCTACGTTTCGTTCAACCATACGTCAGGTCCGTGATTTACCTTCCTGCTGAATTTGAGTACCATCAAGTATTAGACTCCGATAAGTTCACATAAAAAAATCAGTTCTGCCTACAAAATGGGCATTTAACTAATTTTTTCTTATGACAGACAGGCCCCCCTTATTTTGATAATTACAGACTGGCCCCTTTTGAGCTGGTTGTGGCGCAGCTCACTGAGCACTGTGCTGTGCCCGGCGGGCGACGCCATTTATCTCCTCCACTCCAGTGCTTACGTGGCGCGGCACCACCGGCTGATCGGCGCAGGAACGAAGTAAACGCTGCCTCTCCAATCCCCCGTCCCCCGctgctcctcctcatccttccTCACCTCACTCTTGCAGCCTTGCTTTGCTTCTCTTCTCCCTCCAATAATTCCctccgcttctcctcctcccataGTCCCGTCCTCTCACAAGCCCACCCGCGGAAATCACAGCAGAGAAGGGGCAGCAAAAATCTCCATGCCCGCGCTCGGCCTAGATCTCCGGCGATCCGGCCCCGCGGGGTAGCCGATCCGCTCCCGCCGATGGGTGGCGAggtgccggagccccgccggctGAGCCGCGCGCTCAgcttcggcggcagcggcggcgtccccgAGGAGGCGCTGCACCTCGTGTTCGGCTACGTGGACGACCCGCGCGACCGGGAGGCCGCCTCGCTCGTGTGCCGCCGCTGGCACCGCATCGACGCGCTCTCGCGCAAGCACGTCACCGTCGGCTTCTGCTACGCCGTCGAGCCGGCGCGGCTGCTGGCCAGGTTCCCGCGCCTCGAGTCGCTCGCGCTCAAGGGGAAGCCCCGCGCCTCCATGTACGGCCTCATACCCGAGGACTGGGGCGCCTACGCCGCGCCCTGGGTCGCCCAGCTCGCCGCGACGCTCGAGTGCCTCAAGGCGGTCCACCTGCGCCGCATGACCGTCACTGACGAGGACATCGCCGTGCTCGTCCGCGCGCG encodes the following:
- the LOC117857479 gene encoding uncharacterized protein gives rise to the protein MLTLHTIQSSLPSLRRSSPFRRALLGRKRSFICAGGSEDAEFDSSPPPGGDKRQQEVLAKIAMLQAQKVRISDFLDERSAYLTKFAKDADSEFDLIGQNAMKELEAVGDQILERLDSKMQAFEETAEVQRQEIEMNDKVLEDFEDWIEKEKNEGMFFKSLGKVKPRNKKEIKVKAKVEAQKVKEIAKESAGSKTRMNIYLGLMAILGLTIANAVFATPEVEWRKVAALGLIFIGLVAQVIYEQDMSPPKAEKKEKGEE